The genomic DNA TTTAATTATTCTTAATTTATTATCAGAACTGTTCgactataataattataataactatTTTATGTGGAAGCCGCGGTGTACTGGTAAAATAATTACTTGTACCTCTGCTGTAGGTTAATAGATATGATGTATATTATAAAGTATATTAGAATTCAAAGCAGATGTTTGTAGGTGTGGTCTCCAAAGTTATGAAGTAACATGGCACCTGTCAAATgtgtgtaacgtctgtgtaagatcagtgatggctaattacactttgtttgaaaaaaactttgtttgaaaaaaaccttttagccttttgacatttgcatataaattactgacctggtctccacgtttacatttatatgggtgctaaattgcagatggtctttatcactatcaaaaggatgctaaaacaggtctcctctgaagtgtctccatcaagcttcaaacacattccacagagaggagggtgaccccccccgtgccaggcaccagagcagttgtctgcctccagtaattccaatacacgtcacacacacacctaaagacattttctctatttaggccatagtaagcagttataaatgtatctgctatatgcatgtgttgtatgtatattcccctattatattaacttggttaaaaccctttacttgtattagttagacgttaaacgcatatattcaagtgtatgagtgtatctctgctttaatatcgtctggaggttaccttcttggtattaaaatgatcttccctttatttctcacacaataatgtacaccatgtgatcgtgaaatgcatcgaacaattcttactatgttttgaattaaaagctgcactagcggtccagatcagcaataaaatgcgaatgggccataaacggagacaaaggatgtttctcccgctcaaaatgcatgcctctgattggccactccacccacaaaatgggtgcggcaatgaactatcaaaactccagagcgcagactaatcatcgctcaaaaactcttcttcttgagaccaaccaactccaaaactctctcttgagtttaaccttctggcagtgtttaccttcaagtaactttgtggatttcctgtggacttcttcaacgcactcctaaagaaatcgtcgagaacctcgtctaccgcatcaagactcttattcagcaacaaaccaatgcaagtaaccatttacaactgattagatgcgcgtttaagtttgaaccccttttaaagtgaattgtgcctctgatgattctcatttaggttgtggtttaaaacccttgaaatactgccattctctgctcttctctctctcttttccttacattccttcattctatatatgtatgttttgcttagtttgtttgtatgttagttatagtttcatttattaaatcccttatattcacgattgattgtctctgtgttcctctcacaattcaaagtcactgaatgttgctccttgctacatgctaaactactgctagcactgtataagtaggaaggctattgttccttggccaggaaagtaatcttccaagagttgataaaaaattatattgtctgctcgctggacggacagatcaagtaattgtaatatcgattctgctacagttaattctaagatctaatctaaatatttattattaagtataaccagttataattaattataaataattcccttttaagctaatttgctacatgtGTGTAAATATGAATGTGTAAGTTCTGATTGTGTGAATTCAATCTAGTTGCTCACTAACATGAACATCAACCGCAGGAGGGATGAAACTGTTGATGGTCTCACACACTGAAGCATCTGACCTCTTATCTGACCCCTGAACACAAATCTCAGTTACAATGAAAATATCTCACAATAAAATAAACCTTTTTACATAAAGTATGTCACTCCAAAATACAGATATTTCAGTACATACTTGTGGATCCTGAGCCTTTTCATTTCTGTctgaaataaattgtattaatgatCATTATAACAGGAAaaatttacacacaaacacacacaaaacttgcCCTTTATAAATCTCTCAAACTAACATTAAGAGAACATTTTATGTATTACAACATAATAAAACttagtgtttacatttttatttgaaagttTGTTTTACTGGCACTTTTAGTTGACTGTTTCAAAATATTATGAATCTTGAATAATAAAATCTCACCAGCTCTTCTTTTACAGATCAGCCAGAGAATAACAAGAGTAAGAAGAGCAACTACAGCAACAGTTACAGCAGGAATCACTGCAGGAGAAAACACATGGAGAAGACTGCAGCACAACACAATAAATGACATGACTAACTTTGTTCAGTGtcacagaataaaatatattcatatattgaCAAACATTCTACCAATTATCTGACAGATGATTACAGTTCATCTCATATTTCACAGCATTATTGTAAAGACATTTCATACCTTTGTATAACCATCTATCTGAGGTGTCTGTCAGTTATaggggagaaaagagagagatacATCTGTCAAAGTCTTGAactaaatgaatattctgggtcatttataacaatatttacagACAATGCCTACCATTCCCACTGACAGTGATTTCAACGCATGTCTTATTTTGTTACAACAAATGgaaattgtgtttaataataCAAATAGTTTAATAGTTTTACCAGCTGAAAAGTCAATCTGGTTACTTCTGCTTGATATCTGCACAAAGATACCAGGAAAGGACCTGGACGTGACGTGATGTGACTATACGTTGAACAGATTTCTGAgtgttttatgtattatttactgtatgtgtctgGTTGTGTTGCTGATAGGCAACTGCATGATACCTGCTAGATACACAGTGTACCCGTGCTTACTGTGAATTTaatgatttcattataaaaacttTCTGTTTTAGACACAGGGGCATTTTTCTTTTTATGCAAAACTAAGATGACTGTTTTTAAAATTTTgctttcatattttatatttactaCTGCTACACCTCAAGTGTGATCTTAATGTGTAACAGAGAGTTTTCTATCATTTATTCAGGAGATTATTAGTTTGTTTTCTTACCCAAATACTTGACAGTATAGCTGACTGAGGTCTTCACGTCAGTTCCTTCAGTAATCTGACATCTCCACTCTCTGTTGTTGTCTTCATTCAGGAGTGTTGTAGTCAGAGTGATGTTACAGTGTTCTGGAGAGGATGCTATCTGATATCTGGAGTCTGTTTGCAGATCAACACCAGATTCATTCACCAAGACCAGTTTAAGTCCCCTAATACACAACGTATGTCCATAATTTGAATATAATTGACAGGAGAGAGTCACAGAGCTGCCTGGTCTGATCTCAGTCTGTGTAGATGGTGGAGAGACTGAAAGAGAAATTACGAAAGAAATGACACAAAAGACTTCACTCTTTTCAGTGAATATGTGAGTTTAAAGAGAGAATGGTTTACATTTCCCTTTATATTGAtcataaaataattgaatatataaaaacactgaccatgaagaaaatgcagaaaaacattttcagtatatGGTCTCTCTCCATTCACATTTTTCCAGCAGTTGTAAATTCCATAATCTTCTTTTGTGGTTTTATAGATGTTCAGAGAACAGTCAGACCCCAGATTCAGTCTCTCATGTCTCTCTATGTCATTCTTCTTTATCACTTCAGAAATCAGTACCTCAGGCTCTGAATATCCTTCTCCATAATATTTCCATGTAGTTGATGTGCAGTCAGAACGAGCATTATTACATGGCAGAGTGACATTTTCACCATCAGTGAAGAACACATGGATTTCTTCCACTTCACTGGTACCTGACAcatagtgcatgtgtgtgtttattctgtatttatattaataaataaaaaactgttttaCATTTCACACAAATTCATATTTAACATTTACTTACAAATGTCAGAACTAAGACTCTTAACAGTGACGATAAATAAGACAATCTTCAGAAGTGCCTTTTATCactttaacaaatattttatacAGATTTCTTTACCTGTGAGAGGTGAGCAGAGAATTATCAGTCCCAGCAGATAGATGTGACATTTATCAGCCATTTTCTGTCTCTGTCAGTCTTCTTCTTTTCAATGtatgaactcttcctttaaacaTCATCAGCCCTTcctgtatgtctttttttttttataaatttgtatttatttattcaaccattaaatatatacatagcagaacacacatatacagaatcaatatacaacccccactacccacccccccccaatcccccacccgaccccaacAATGAGCATTGTCtatggtcacacaaccatagacacacaacaaaaatcaattaattaattaatacaaaaataaaaataaaatcaataaaacaatcatacacataaaacccctacacctctctctccactgtccctccccgagagccctccaaaaaagacagatatctacCCCACTTCTTtgcaaacatgtccagactccccagtcttctggataccccctcctcaagagctgccactctggccatctctgaacaccactcctgaaaagggggcgctccagccgacttccagctcctcaaagtgatctgtctggcgatcataacactagataggacccggtttttcacgtgcttattttccaaattaatgactgctccatctcccaagatacagagtctggggcaaaataaaatttgagaggccaaaacctcgcacataaaactccgaatcctcatccaaaattcctgcatcttaacacatccccaaaagacatgggttgtgtctccatcttataattgacatcgccagcaggtgggtgtgtctttaagaccaagcctatgcaatctagagggggtccagtagactctatgtaaaatcttaaattgcatgaggcgaacccttgcgtctctagatgcagatttgacattttttagaatcccagcccactgaaaacttagaaaaggaattaataattctgtggaggcaaggcatagatctactggggtcagagacaaataatagaatatcatctgcgtaaagcaaaagcttatgcgccatacctcccgccaccacccctggaaaatcatcctcctttcttattgcggctgctaatggttccagggcaagacagaacaataatgtggaaagagggcaaccctgccgggtgcccctatccaaagtaaaataatctgaaattagtccatttgtttgtaccgccgctactgggtgtctataaagtaacttaatccatccaata from Myxocyprinus asiaticus isolate MX2 ecotype Aquarium Trade chromosome 22, UBuf_Myxa_2, whole genome shotgun sequence includes the following:
- the LOC127413367 gene encoding uncharacterized protein LOC127413367 isoform X8, which encodes MSHLSAGTDNSLLTSHRINTHMHYVSGTSEVEEIHVFFTDGENVTLPCNNARSDCTSTTWKYYGEGYSEPEVLISEVIKKNDIERHERLNLGSDCSLNIYKTTKEDYGIYNCWKNVNGERPYTENVFLHFLHVSPPSTQTEIRPGSSVTLSCQLYSNYGHTLCIRGLKLVLVNESGVDLQTDSRYQIASSPEHCNITLTTTLLNEDNNREWRCQITEGTDVKTSVSYTVKYLDTSDRWLYKVIPAVTVAVVALLTLVILWLICKRRAEMKRLRIHKGQIRGQMLQCVRPSTVSSLLRLMFMRRQMMCLMLRSSLTENHLMKVKMFILMIK
- the LOC127413367 gene encoding uncharacterized protein LOC127413367 isoform X6; translated protein: MSHLSAGTDNSLLTSHRINTHMHYVSGTSEVEEIHVFFTDGENVTLPCNNARSDCTSTTWKYYGEGYSEPEVLISEVIKKNDIERHERLNLGSDCSLNIYKTTKEDYGIYNCWKNVNGERPYTENVFLHFLHVSPPSTQTEIRPGSSVTLSCQLYSNYGHTLCIRGLKLVLVNESGVDLQTDSRYQIASSPEHCNITLTTTLLNEDNNREWRCQITEGTDVKTSVSYTVKYLDTSDRWLYKVIPAVTVAVVALLTLVILWLICKRRADRNEKAQDPQGSDKRSDASVCETINSFIPPAVDVHEKTDDVSYAEVITYRKSLNESQNVHSDDKVTYAAIRGAK